The genomic window CAAAAATTTTTCTACGCTATAAATTCCTTTTTCTTCTACAACCAACTCATCTTCAACTACATTAAGCATAGTAATTAAACGTTCGCTATTAATGTTTCCTTCTGCAACACCTGTATAAAAGCTATCGCGTTTTAGGTAATCTGCTCTATCCATATCTAGTTGACTAGATATAAGCTGGCACATAAACTTGCGAGGATATTCACTTTTGAAAATTGATATAGCTAACGTTAAACTTCCGTTAAACTCTTCATTGAGTTTTTCCATAAATTGAAGCGAAATTTCTTCGTGAGAAATGTCGTTTACAATACTATGCTCCATGGCATGCGAAAATGGACCATGACCTATATCGTGCAATAAAATGGCGATTAATAGTCCGTTTTCTTCCTCTTCAGAAATCGCAACTCCCTTAAAACGAAGCACATTGATAGCTTTTTGCATTAAATGCATACTTCCCAATGCATGATGAAAACGCGTATGATGTGCACCTGGATACACCAAATAAGACAGTCCCATTTGTGTAATACGACGTAATCTCTGAAAATATTTATGCTGAATAAGGTCGAAAATTAACGAATTAGGAATCGTAATAAATCCGTAAATTGGATCGTTAAATATTTTAAGTTTATTATTAGACTTCAAACTGAACATTCATTAATTAGAAAACAAATATACATGAACAACATAAATATTCTCTGGGTAGACGATGAAATTGATTTATTAAAGCCTCATATTCTCTTTTTAGAACAAAAACAATATAAGGTAACAACTTGCCAAAGTGGTACAGAAGCCCTAGAGATTATTAATGACACTAATTTTGATAT from Winogradskyella sp. MH6 includes these protein-coding regions:
- a CDS encoding HD domain-containing protein, with translation MKSNNKLKIFNDPIYGFITIPNSLIFDLIQHKYFQRLRRITQMGLSYLVYPGAHHTRFHHALGSMHLMQKAINVLRFKGVAISEEEENGLLIAILLHDIGHGPFSHAMEHSIVNDISHEEISLQFMEKLNEEFNGSLTLAISIFKSEYPRKFMCQLISSQLDMDRADYLKRDSFYTGVAEGNINSERLITMLNVVEDELVVEEKGIYSVEKFLVARRFMYWQVYLHKTGLVAEQLLTRILKRAKELVQNGEVLNCSEPLNFFLTSEVNRHSFDTETLTVFAKLDDYDIVSAMKSWRNHEDFVLKNLCEMILDRDLLKIKMKNKPIKISDLEMYNSALMDKYNISKEEADYFVFSGEITNLAYQSKKQHINIQLKSGKIKDIVKASDQLNLKALSKPVTKYYMCYPKKKM